Proteins from one Ipomoea triloba cultivar NCNSP0323 chromosome 1, ASM357664v1 genomic window:
- the LOC116001957 gene encoding uncharacterized protein LOC116001957, with product MAEIMAKSSNEEEIKLVQEGEGVADATTTAASATEAPKGTPAQDSSRAGSGWGGWGFSAFSYLSDLQKVATVAAEEISRNAVEAAKTAAKSISDVQNAVEESESSNENETEPSAVEVEGEDENDKRRKEALDKLEKASEDSFLGQGLKVIDNSVESIASGAWQALGNALKGGSSFVHKLEESIQQGGLPGATDSGAPSILETGKAFTAKGMQVLEQLGKETMDLLISETGIEVEKQTKETEGIVDEDQLFEEVTFDRCFYIYGGPEQLEELEALSNHYAMLFNRKKVKLPYEQRSTFDGKLKQVQLYFDLSSEIDGSVELEKGKQIETGNMDNADEMKVLRDASVSKAAELAAGFANALAGLAPNDMIQRTVGRLESLHSEGVHRLSEVCCSAVTQILMLGKSIISDANKAQSPDEDVDEVDMVKINWPEDSIERAKIIRARAELMTASVEAVCSSFITGISDVTEAYLDAIKAASADSHETPQKPIQDKVNAFSKDLSADQSTAIGKIQDGLQYLSYLVISTSMPAA from the exons ATGGCGGAAATAATGGCCAAATCTTCGAATGAAGAAGAGATAAAACTTGTACAGGAAGGTGAAGGAGTAGCGGATGCGACGACAACGGCAGCATCCGCAACTGAAGCGCCAAAAGGAACACCTGCGCAGGATAGCAGCCGTGCCGGCAGTGGATGGGGTGGATGGGGGTTCTCCGCTTTCTCTTATCTCTCCGACCTTCAGAAGGTTGCCACCGTTGCTGCCGAAGAGATCTCTCGCAAT GCTGTTGAGGCTGCTAAAACAGCAGCAAAAAGCATTTCTGATGTGCAGAATGCAGTTGAGGAGTCTGAATCTTCTAATGAGAATGAAACTGAACCATCTGCAGTTGAGGTTGAAGGTGAAGATGAGAATGACAAACGACGCAAGGAGGCTTTGGATAAATTAGAGAAAGCTAGTGAAGATTCTTTCCTTGGTCAG GGCTTGAAGGTTATTGACAATTCAGTTGAGAGTATTGCTTCAGGGGCTTGGCAAGCACTAGGAAATGCATTGAAAGGGGGTTCTAGTTTTGTTCACAA GCTTGAGGAATCCATTCAGCAAGGTGGCTTACCTGGGGCAACTGATTCTGGTGCACCATCCATTCTGGAG ACAGGAAAAGCTTTTACTGCCAAGGGAATGCAAGTGCTTGAGCAACTGGGTAAAGAGACCATGGATCTTCTAATATCAGAAACTGGTATTGAAGTTGAGAAACAGACCAAGGAAACTGAAGGAATAGTAGATGAAGATCAGCTCTTTGAGGAGGTTACATTTGATCGATGCTTCTATATTTATGGGGGTCCTGAACAATTAGAG GAGCTGGAGGCACTGTCCAATCATTATGCAATGCTATTTAACCGAAAAAAAGTGAAGCTACCTTATGAACAAAGGTCTACTTTTGATGGAAAGCTTAAACAGGTCCAGCTGTATTTTGACTTGAGTTCTGAAATTGATGGAAGTGTGGAATTGGAAAAGGGAAAGCAAATAGAGACTGGAAATATGGATAATGCTGATGAGATGAAGGTTTTACGTGATGCCAGTGTGAGCAAGGCTGCTGAATTGGCTGCTGG TTTTGCAAATGCTTTGGCTGGACTAGCTCCAAATGATATGATACAACGGACTGTTGGGAGACTGGAATCTCTCCACTCTGAGGGTGTTCAT AGGCTTTCAGAAGTGTGTTGCTCCGCTGTTACCCAAATTCTCATGCTTGGGAAATCTATCATATCTGATGCAAACAAGGCTCAGAGTCCGgatgaggatgttgatgaagtGGATATGGTGAAAATTAATTGGCCTGAGGATTCTATTGAAAGAGCTAAGATTATCCGAGCGAGGGCAGAATTGATGACTGCAAGTGTTGAGGCAGTCTGTTCCAGTTTTATTACAG GTATATCTGATGTGACAGAGGCATATTTAGATGCAATCAAAGCTGCTTCTGCTGATTCGCATGAAACTCCCCAGAAACCAATTCAGGACAAAGTTAATGCTTTTTCAAAGGATCTCAGTGCAGATCAGAGCACAGCTATTGGAAAAATTCAGGATGGGCTTCAATACTTGTCTTATTTGGTCATCTCTACTTCGATGCCTGCTGCCTGA